In the genome of Ignavibacteriales bacterium, one region contains:
- a CDS encoding RNA-binding protein gives MSTKLFVGSLPWSVDDSVLQSAFEKHGEVVSAKVIKDRETGRSRGFGFVEMGNSTDADNAIKALNNSELKGRNIVVNEAKPKS, from the coding sequence GTGAGTACTAAATTATTTGTGGGATCACTCCCCTGGTCAGTGGATGACAGCGTTTTACAATCAGCTTTTGAGAAACACGGTGAAGTTGTTTCAGCAAAAGTTATTAAAGACCGCGAGACCGGACGATCTAGAGGTTTCGGTTTTGTTGAAATGGGGAATTCCACGGATGCCGATAATGCTATCAAAGCATTAAACAATTCGGAACTTAAAGGAAGAAATATCGTAGTAAACGAAGCAAAACCTAAGAGCTAA
- a CDS encoding DUF2721 domain-containing protein: protein MEIDVTTPALLFPAISLLLLAYTNRFLTLATLIRSLHKNYKSDPDDIILEQITNLRKRAHLIKQMQAVGVASLFLCVLCMFLLFAGQIDLGKYVFGVSILLLMWSLVLSMREIAISVDALELHLSDIEKPTPSSDGVDK, encoded by the coding sequence ATGGAAATTGATGTAACTACCCCCGCACTGTTATTTCCGGCTATTTCTTTATTACTGCTTGCGTATACAAACAGGTTTTTAACCCTGGCAACTCTGATCCGTTCACTTCATAAAAATTATAAATCAGATCCCGACGATATTATACTTGAACAAATAACCAACCTTCGGAAACGAGCCCATCTTATCAAACAAATGCAGGCGGTGGGTGTTGCCAGTTTATTTTTATGTGTGCTTTGTATGTTCCTTTTATTTGCGGGACAGATTGATCTTGGTAAATACGTATTCGGAGTTAGTATTTTATTATTGATGTGGTCATTAGTTTTATCAATGCGTGAAATTGCTATTTCAGTTGATGCCCTTGAATTACACTTGAGTGATATTGAAAAACCAACCCCATCAAGTGATGGGGTTGATAAATAG
- the rfaD gene encoding ADP-glyceromanno-heptose 6-epimerase — MIVVTGGAGFIGSAIVWRLNELGNNNIIIVDELGKDEKWKNLVGLNFHDFINKNEFIEKINSGLGFKIESIIHMGANSSTTEKDADHLLKNNYEYTKILAEYSLKNNIRFIYASSAATYGDGELGFNDDESSFHSLRPLNMYGYSKSLFDLWAIRTGAANNIVGIKYFNVYGPNEYHKGDMRSVVHKAFEQIRDTGKVKLFKSRNADYKDGEQMRDFVYVKDAVDMTLFFVDKKDRNGIFNVGAGKARTWNDLVKAIFSAMNKELKIEYIDLPDHLAGKYQYFTEAVLDKIKKAGYNKPLTPLEDGVTDYVKNYLLKKSYLGM, encoded by the coding sequence ATGATAGTTGTAACCGGCGGGGCAGGCTTTATTGGAAGCGCAATAGTCTGGAGATTAAACGAACTGGGCAACAACAATATTATTATAGTCGATGAACTTGGTAAAGATGAAAAATGGAAAAACCTTGTCGGACTAAATTTCCATGATTTCATTAACAAGAATGAATTTATTGAAAAGATAAATTCTGGATTAGGTTTCAAAATTGAATCAATAATTCATATGGGCGCTAATTCATCAACGACGGAAAAAGATGCCGATCATCTTTTAAAGAATAATTACGAATACACAAAAATTCTTGCGGAGTATTCATTAAAAAATAACATAAGATTTATTTATGCCTCATCCGCAGCGACTTATGGCGATGGGGAACTTGGTTTTAATGATGATGAATCTTCATTCCATTCTCTTCGTCCGCTGAATATGTATGGATATTCTAAAAGTCTTTTTGATTTATGGGCGATAAGAACAGGCGCAGCAAATAATATTGTGGGAATAAAATATTTTAATGTTTACGGACCAAACGAATACCACAAAGGCGATATGCGAAGTGTTGTTCATAAAGCCTTTGAACAGATACGCGACACAGGAAAAGTAAAACTTTTCAAATCAAGGAATGCGGATTACAAAGACGGCGAGCAGATGCGGGACTTTGTATATGTGAAAGACGCTGTTGATATGACTTTGTTTTTTGTAGATAAAAAAGACAGAAACGGAATTTTTAATGTTGGTGCCGGAAAAGCAAGAACATGGAATGATCTTGTAAAAGCAATTTTTTCAGCAATGAATAAAGAATTAAAGATAGAGTATATTGATCTTCCGGATCACCTTGCCGGAAAGTACCAATATTTTACTGAAGCCGTTCTTGATAAAATTAAAAAAGCGGGATATAATAAACCGCTCACACCGCTTGAAGACGGTGTGACCGATTATGTTAAAAATTATCTGTTGAAGAAAAGTTACCTGGGTATGTAA
- a CDS encoding S9 family peptidase → MYKNLIAVLLIFALPFFTLAQKRAFTIEDLYKVKNVGAPVVSPSGNKIAYTVSESFLSTGKSSTNIYVMNADGTEPVNITSKAPGGYSPIWNGDDEVYFSSAGILYSYSFNTFKTLKVVDFSMGVSDPVLSNDGRYILFTSEIFPECGVDEDCNKELDESVSNGPLQAYVTDELLFRHWTDYKGSKKTALILYDIDEDEYQLIATSDVLSGMYLLGGSVKYNFSPDSKEICFVSSPEKNLAASTNADMYIIQISDTVSKNITSTNKAWDGHPVYSPDGNYIAYKIQLTPDYEADRYRVAIYNRNTNQSEVLTEAFDYTVDNLTWSEDSRSIYFNADYQGYSPVYKVDIQTKKVDKITDDKSIFGYTLPDANSKMFVMYREVGKPGEIYSYDVKEKSYNQLTFYNKQLMEEVDIRPAEQIWVKGADGIPVHVFIVKPHNFDPNKKYPLVLNVHGGPQSQWMDSFRGDWQVYPGYGYIVAFPNPHGSTGYGSKYTEAISGDWGGKVYEDVMKVTDELEKLPYVDKDRIGAMGWSYGGYMMNWLQGKTKRFKCLASMMGIFDIESMWGVTEELWFVNWDVKGQPWNSDLYKKFSPSNLVENFSTPTLIITGERDYRVSYTQSVQYFTTLRTLGIDSRLVIFKNDGHWPSGVKSMPLYYNAHLEWFHKYLGGDPAPYDSKEMVKNTAFEK, encoded by the coding sequence ATGTATAAAAATCTTATCGCTGTTCTTTTAATTTTCGCACTGCCTTTTTTCACTTTAGCACAAAAGCGTGCATTCACAATTGAAGATCTTTACAAAGTAAAAAATGTCGGTGCGCCGGTTGTTTCCCCTTCGGGAAATAAAATTGCTTATACAGTTTCTGAATCTTTTTTATCAACCGGAAAATCCTCAACAAATATTTATGTGATGAATGCTGATGGTACCGAGCCGGTTAACATTACGTCAAAAGCACCTGGTGGTTATTCGCCGATTTGGAACGGAGATGATGAGGTTTACTTCTCATCAGCAGGAATATTATACAGTTATTCATTCAACACATTTAAAACTTTAAAGGTAGTTGATTTTTCAATGGGTGTTTCCGATCCTGTTTTATCAAATGACGGAAGATATATATTGTTTACATCAGAAATATTTCCCGAATGCGGAGTTGATGAGGACTGCAACAAAGAACTTGATGAATCCGTATCGAATGGTCCTTTACAGGCCTATGTAACAGATGAACTATTATTCCGTCACTGGACAGATTACAAGGGAAGCAAAAAAACAGCACTTATTCTTTATGATATTGATGAAGACGAATACCAGCTTATTGCAACAAGTGATGTGCTTTCAGGTATGTATTTACTCGGAGGAAGTGTTAAGTATAATTTTTCTCCCGACAGTAAAGAAATCTGTTTTGTTTCATCACCTGAAAAAAATCTTGCGGCGTCAACAAATGCTGATATGTACATAATTCAGATTAGCGACACAGTTTCAAAAAACATAACCTCAACTAACAAAGCGTGGGATGGTCATCCCGTGTATTCACCAGACGGAAATTATATAGCATACAAGATCCAACTAACACCTGATTATGAAGCCGACCGTTACCGTGTGGCAATTTACAATCGTAATACAAATCAAAGTGAAGTGCTTACTGAAGCATTTGACTATACAGTTGATAACCTTACATGGTCTGAAGATTCGCGCTCAATTTATTTTAACGCTGATTACCAGGGGTATTCGCCTGTTTATAAAGTTGATATCCAGACAAAAAAAGTTGATAAAATAACTGATGATAAATCGATATTCGGATACACTCTTCCTGATGCAAATTCAAAAATGTTTGTTATGTACAGAGAGGTTGGGAAGCCTGGAGAAATTTATTCATATGATGTGAAAGAAAAGTCCTACAACCAATTAACATTCTACAATAAACAATTGATGGAAGAAGTTGATATTCGTCCTGCCGAACAAATATGGGTTAAAGGTGCGGACGGAATTCCTGTTCATGTTTTTATTGTCAAGCCTCACAATTTTGATCCGAATAAAAAATATCCTTTAGTGCTTAATGTTCATGGCGGACCACAATCACAATGGATGGATTCATTCCGCGGTGATTGGCAGGTTTATCCGGGATACGGATATATTGTTGCGTTTCCAAATCCGCATGGTTCAACAGGATACGGAAGCAAATACACCGAAGCTATTTCCGGAGATTGGGGCGGAAAAGTTTATGAAGATGTAATGAAGGTAACCGACGAGCTTGAAAAACTACCCTACGTTGATAAAGACAGAATAGGTGCAATGGGATGGTCTTACGGCGGTTATATGATGAACTGGCTTCAGGGAAAAACCAAACGCTTTAAATGTCTCGCGTCAATGATGGGAATATTTGATATTGAATCAATGTGGGGAGTAACAGAAGAATTATGGTTTGTTAATTGGGACGTGAAAGGTCAGCCATGGAATTCTGATCTTTATAAAAAATTCTCTCCTTCAAATCTAGTTGAAAATTTTTCAACGCCGACGCTGATTATCACCGGCGAAAGAGATTACCGTGTTTCTTACACACAAAGCGTACAATACTTCACAACACTTAGAACACTGGGAATTGACAGCCGGCTTGTAATATTCAAGAATGACGGACACTGGCCAAGCGGTGTTAAATCAATGCCTTTGTATTACAATGCACATTTAGAATGGTTCCATAAATACCTTGGCGGTGATCCTGCGCCGTATGATTCTAAAGAAATGGTTAAGAATACTGCTTTTGAGAAATAA
- a CDS encoding RNA-binding protein, whose translation MNIFVGNLSNDVNEDDLMGLFSDFGQVREVKVIRDLFTQQSKGFGFVEMPGLAEAQKAINELNTKELKGKKITVNEARPKRDNNRRPGGGGGGGHRGGNRSSGGGQNRRRF comes from the coding sequence ATGAATATATTCGTTGGCAATCTTTCCAATGATGTTAACGAAGATGATCTTATGGGATTATTTTCGGATTTCGGGCAGGTTCGTGAGGTAAAAGTAATCCGAGACCTGTTTACGCAGCAATCAAAAGGTTTTGGATTTGTTGAAATGCCCGGGCTTGCAGAAGCTCAGAAAGCAATTAACGAACTAAACACTAAAGAGCTTAAAGGAAAAAAAATTACTGTTAATGAAGCCAGACCAAAACGTGATAATAACCGTAGACCCGGAGGCGGGGGCGGAGGAGGTCATCGCGGCGGCAACAGATCATCAGGCGGCGGACAGAACAGAAGAAGATTTTAA
- a CDS encoding 8-oxo-dGTP diphosphatase — translation MKLATLCYVIDKKQNKTLMIHRVKKENDYHEGKWNGLGGKLEKTESPEDCVIREVKEESGLTIESPRMHGFITFPLFDGKHDWYVFIFTAENYSGELIDSSEGNLEWIPNDKVTSLNLWDGDKIFLEWLYQEKFFSAKFNYENGNYKNHIVSFY, via the coding sequence ATGAAACTTGCAACTCTCTGTTATGTAATAGATAAAAAACAAAATAAAACATTAATGATTCACCGTGTTAAAAAAGAAAATGATTATCACGAAGGAAAGTGGAACGGACTTGGAGGTAAACTTGAAAAAACAGAAAGCCCGGAAGATTGCGTGATACGCGAAGTAAAAGAAGAATCAGGATTAACAATTGAATCACCAAGAATGCATGGGTTTATAACATTTCCATTATTCGACGGAAAACATGACTGGTACGTTTTCATTTTTACTGCGGAAAATTATTCCGGTGAATTAATTGATTCGTCAGAAGGAAATCTTGAATGGATACCAAATGATAAAGTCACTTCATTAAACCTGTGGGATGGAGATAAAATTTTTCTTGAATGGCTTTACCAGGAAAAATTCTTCAGTGCAAAGTTTAATTATGAAAACGGCAATTACAAAAACCATATTGTAAGTTTTTACTGA
- a CDS encoding OmpA family protein → MKNLVLVLSLIFSVGASQITQAQFFEKLKKKTEQKIKSEGEKRVEKKIDEGVNKGYDGIEEGIKNAGEESNESENDSTSGTTKTSETKVKNNSGNESSTQQNENEIQFSSSTKYDFIPGDKVILFDDFSQDAVGDFPALWTTNSAGEINTINIAPGKWFNLNSTDGNYFLLNEIDFPKNFIIEFDIVPKKTGGRIAAGLLLYGENKKKEMDNGSQPGNGGIMISIEKQNWNTWGYKTGENEKIVGKSDVNPVIPEKVNHVIVWVQGRRLRIYHQQAKVLDMPTNIYDGVKLSRLCFRLSRGASSGSYISNLRITNASPDMRSKLLTEGKLISYGIYFDVNKDVVKSESFGTIKEIANVLNENPDVKIKIVGHTDSDGDDKSNLDLSQRRAAAVKNVFVKDFGIDASRIETDGKGENEPIASNDSGVNKALNRRVEFIKL, encoded by the coding sequence ATGAAAAATTTAGTTTTGGTTCTGTCTCTCATCTTTTCGGTAGGCGCAAGCCAAATTACTCAAGCCCAGTTCTTTGAGAAGCTAAAGAAAAAAACTGAACAAAAAATAAAAAGCGAAGGGGAAAAGAGAGTAGAGAAGAAAATTGATGAAGGGGTAAATAAGGGATATGATGGAATAGAAGAGGGGATTAAAAATGCGGGGGAAGAATCGAATGAATCAGAAAATGATTCCACCTCCGGTACAACCAAAACTAGTGAAACAAAAGTAAAAAATAATTCGGGCAATGAATCTTCAACTCAGCAGAACGAAAATGAAATTCAGTTTTCAAGTTCAACAAAATATGATTTCATCCCTGGTGATAAAGTAATATTGTTCGATGATTTCAGCCAGGACGCGGTTGGAGATTTCCCCGCATTATGGACGACGAACTCTGCCGGAGAAATAAATACAATAAATATTGCGCCGGGTAAATGGTTTAATCTTAACAGCACAGACGGAAATTATTTTTTATTAAACGAAATAGATTTTCCTAAAAACTTTATTATTGAATTTGATATCGTTCCTAAGAAAACCGGTGGACGAATTGCCGCTGGACTTTTGCTTTACGGAGAAAACAAAAAGAAAGAAATGGACAATGGTTCTCAGCCCGGTAACGGCGGAATAATGATTTCAATTGAAAAACAAAACTGGAATACCTGGGGATATAAAACCGGCGAGAATGAAAAAATAGTCGGCAAGTCGGATGTTAACCCTGTTATTCCGGAAAAAGTAAATCACGTAATTGTTTGGGTGCAGGGAAGAAGACTGAGGATTTATCACCAACAGGCAAAAGTGTTGGATATGCCTACAAATATTTATGACGGAGTAAAACTCAGCAGGCTTTGTTTCAGGCTAAGCCGCGGCGCTTCCTCCGGCTCATACATTTCCAACTTAAGAATAACCAACGCTTCCCCCGATATGCGAAGCAAGTTATTGACCGAAGGTAAACTTATCAGCTACGGAATTTATTTTGATGTGAATAAAGATGTTGTAAAATCAGAATCTTTCGGAACTATAAAAGAAATTGCCAATGTATTAAATGAAAACCCGGATGTAAAAATTAAAATTGTCGGACATACTGACTCGGACGGAGATGACAAATCAAATCTTGATCTATCACAACGAAGAGCCGCAGCAGTAAAAAATGTTTTCGTGAAAGATTTCGGGATAGATGCTTCAAGAATTGAAACCGATGGAAAAGGAGAGAACGAACCAATTGCATCTAATGACAGCGGCGTAAACAAAGCGCTCAACCGAAGAGTTGAGTTTATAAAATTATAG
- the metH gene encoding methionine synthase, with protein sequence MGATLEQLKQILNERILIIDGAMGTMIQRHKLTETDFRGQLFKNHKNDLQGNNDLLSVTQPDIIKNIHREYFKAGADIVETNTFNANAVSQADYNTLTFVHDMNVASARLAKEAADEFTKENPAKPRFVAGALGPTNKMLSLSPNVNDPGYRAITFDELSKVYYDQAKALIEGGVDILLVETVYDTLNAKAALFGIDKLLRELKIPMPVMVSGTIVDQSGRTLSGQTVEAFWISIAHTKNLLTVGLNCALGAKQMRPFVEDLSNIANVNLSVYPNAGLPNEMGEYDETPSTMASTLKEFAESGFINIVGGCCGTTPDHIKEVAEIIKDYKPRTIPGEKKLLCLSGMEPVIIYPESNFVNIGERTNVTGSKKFARLIKESKYEEALSVARDQVEGGAQILDVNVDEGMLDSEEVMTKFLNMMAAEPDIAKLPVMIDSSKWSVIEAGLKCLQGKGIVNSISLKEGEEVFKEHARKVLSYGAAVIVMAFDEKGQADSLERRIRICERAYQILTEDVGFPPQDIIFDPNILTVATGIEEHNNYAVDYIEAALWIKQNLPYAKVSGGVSNISFSFRGNDVVREAMHSAFLYHAIKAGMDMGIVNAGQLEVYEEIPKVLLEKVEDVLLNRLPDATEKLIEFAGTIRKDEKQEEKEDDWRNNPVEERLKHALIKGIVDYIDDDVEEARKKYPKPIEVIEKPLMDGMNVVGDLFGSGKMFLPQVVKSARVMKKAVAYLIPFIEAEKAESAEIKEQGKVLLATVKGDVHDIGKNIVSVVLGCNNYKVIDLGVMVHSDKILQAAIDEKVDVIGLSGLITPSLDEMVHVAKEMQRRGMKLPLLIGGATTSRVHTAVKIAPHYSNPVIHVLDASRSVPVVSNLLSENETDKNNFLNSVSAEYQRVRDDHSKRTSEKNFISLESARLNKYKIDWAKEKILRPRIMGLSTFRNFPLQKLREYIDWTPFFQTWEMKGKYPAIFSDAKFGVEAKKLFEDANKLLDKIIKENLLAANGIAGLFPANTIADDDIEIYYDESRHVVKQVLHTLRQQQQKTDGQPNYALADFIAPKESEVEDYIGMFAVTTGIGIEKLIKQFEKDHDDYNSIMIKAIADRLAEAFAECMHEKVRRELWGYSAEENLSNEDLIKEKYAGIRPAPGYPAQPDHTEKPIIFSLLDAENNIGIKLTESMAMYPAASVSGLFFAHRDAKYFNVGKISKDQVIDYHRRKGMSVDEIERWLSPVLSY encoded by the coding sequence ATGGGAGCTACACTCGAACAACTTAAACAGATATTAAATGAACGCATTTTAATAATAGACGGCGCAATGGGCACAATGATTCAGCGCCATAAACTAACCGAAACGGATTTCAGAGGACAGTTATTCAAAAATCATAAAAACGATCTTCAGGGAAATAACGATCTCTTAAGCGTTACTCAACCTGATATAATTAAAAATATCCACAGGGAATATTTTAAAGCAGGCGCTGATATAGTCGAAACAAATACGTTCAACGCGAATGCGGTATCGCAGGCCGATTATAACACATTAACTTTTGTGCATGATATGAACGTCGCTTCAGCAAGGTTAGCAAAAGAAGCCGCGGATGAATTCACAAAAGAAAATCCTGCTAAACCAAGATTTGTAGCCGGTGCGCTGGGACCAACGAATAAAATGCTTTCACTTTCTCCCAATGTAAATGACCCCGGCTACAGGGCAATTACATTTGATGAATTGAGTAAAGTTTATTACGATCAGGCAAAGGCTTTGATTGAAGGCGGAGTTGATATACTTCTTGTTGAAACAGTTTATGATACTCTCAACGCTAAAGCAGCTTTGTTCGGGATAGACAAACTTCTTAGAGAGTTAAAAATTCCAATGCCGGTTATGGTTTCAGGAACTATTGTTGACCAAAGCGGAAGAACTCTTTCCGGTCAAACAGTTGAAGCTTTCTGGATATCGATAGCACACACAAAAAATCTTTTAACGGTTGGATTAAATTGTGCACTCGGCGCAAAACAAATGCGTCCTTTTGTTGAAGATCTTTCAAACATTGCGAACGTAAATCTTTCAGTTTATCCCAATGCAGGCTTACCAAATGAGATGGGCGAATATGATGAGACTCCCTCAACAATGGCTTCAACATTAAAAGAGTTTGCAGAAAGCGGATTCATTAATATTGTCGGCGGATGCTGCGGAACAACTCCTGATCATATAAAAGAAGTTGCAGAGATTATTAAAGATTATAAACCGAGAACAATACCCGGAGAAAAAAAATTATTATGTCTCAGCGGAATGGAGCCCGTTATTATTTATCCTGAATCAAACTTTGTGAACATAGGCGAAAGAACAAATGTAACCGGCTCAAAAAAATTCGCAAGACTTATTAAGGAAAGTAAATATGAAGAAGCTCTATCCGTTGCACGCGACCAGGTTGAAGGCGGCGCGCAAATTCTTGATGTAAATGTTGATGAAGGAATGCTCGATTCCGAAGAAGTAATGACAAAGTTCCTGAATATGATGGCTGCTGAACCCGACATAGCAAAACTTCCTGTGATGATCGATTCTTCTAAATGGTCTGTTATTGAAGCCGGGTTAAAATGCCTGCAAGGCAAAGGAATAGTAAACTCAATTAGCCTTAAGGAAGGTGAAGAAGTTTTTAAAGAACATGCGCGTAAAGTTTTAAGCTACGGTGCTGCCGTTATAGTTATGGCGTTTGATGAAAAGGGGCAGGCTGATTCTTTGGAAAGAAGGATAAGAATTTGTGAGCGAGCTTATCAGATTCTGACAGAAGATGTCGGCTTTCCGCCACAGGATATAATTTTTGATCCTAACATTTTAACTGTCGCCACAGGTATTGAAGAGCATAATAACTATGCGGTTGATTACATTGAGGCGGCTCTCTGGATAAAACAAAATCTGCCGTATGCTAAAGTAAGCGGCGGTGTAAGTAATATTTCATTTTCATTCCGCGGTAATGATGTTGTAAGGGAAGCAATGCACTCTGCTTTTCTTTACCATGCGATAAAAGCCGGAATGGACATGGGAATTGTTAATGCTGGTCAGCTTGAAGTGTATGAGGAAATTCCCAAAGTGCTTTTAGAAAAAGTTGAAGATGTTTTACTCAACAGGCTTCCCGATGCCACAGAAAAATTAATTGAATTTGCCGGCACTATCAGAAAGGATGAAAAGCAGGAAGAGAAAGAAGATGACTGGAGAAACAATCCGGTTGAAGAAAGATTAAAACATGCCTTAATAAAAGGTATCGTTGATTACATTGATGATGATGTGGAAGAAGCAAGAAAAAAATATCCCAAGCCGATAGAAGTAATTGAAAAGCCGTTAATGGATGGAATGAATGTGGTGGGCGACCTGTTTGGTTCCGGAAAAATGTTTCTTCCGCAGGTTGTAAAAAGCGCGAGAGTAATGAAGAAAGCCGTCGCATATCTTATACCTTTTATTGAAGCGGAAAAAGCTGAAAGCGCAGAGATTAAAGAACAAGGGAAAGTGCTGCTGGCAACGGTCAAAGGTGATGTTCACGACATTGGTAAAAATATTGTGAGCGTTGTACTTGGTTGCAACAACTATAAAGTGATTGACCTTGGTGTGATGGTGCATTCAGATAAAATACTTCAGGCTGCAATTGATGAGAAAGTCGATGTTATCGGTTTAAGCGGACTTATAACTCCGTCACTTGATGAAATGGTTCACGTTGCGAAAGAAATGCAAAGAAGAGGAATGAAGCTTCCCCTGTTGATCGGAGGGGCGACTACATCAAGAGTACACACTGCTGTGAAGATTGCGCCGCACTATAGTAATCCTGTTATACATGTTCTTGATGCCTCACGAAGTGTTCCGGTTGTAAGTAATCTGCTAAGTGAAAATGAAACAGATAAAAATAATTTTCTTAATTCAGTATCTGCTGAATACCAGCGGGTGCGGGATGATCATTCAAAAAGAACCTCCGAAAAGAATTTTATCTCACTCGAATCTGCCAGGTTAAATAAGTACAAAATAGACTGGGCAAAAGAAAAAATACTCAGACCAAGAATAATGGGGTTAAGCACTTTTAGAAATTTTCCTTTGCAAAAATTAAGAGAGTACATTGACTGGACTCCTTTCTTTCAAACCTGGGAAATGAAAGGAAAATATCCGGCTATTTTCAGTGACGCAAAATTTGGTGTCGAAGCAAAAAAACTTTTTGAAGATGCGAACAAACTTCTTGATAAAATCATAAAAGAAAATCTACTGGCAGCTAATGGAATTGCGGGACTCTTCCCGGCAAACACAATAGCTGATGATGATATTGAGATTTATTATGATGAATCACGACATGTAGTAAAACAGGTGTTGCATACATTAAGACAACAGCAGCAAAAAACGGATGGACAGCCCAATTATGCCCTGGCAGATTTTATAGCTCCAAAAGAATCAGAGGTTGAAGATTATATTGGAATGTTTGCCGTTACTACGGGAATAGGTATCGAAAAACTGATCAAACAATTTGAAAAAGATCACGACGATTATAACAGCATAATGATTAAAGCAATTGCTGACAGGCTTGCAGAAGCATTTGCCGAATGTATGCATGAAAAAGTCCGGCGTGAATTATGGGGATATTCAGCTGAAGAAAATTTATCAAATGAAGATCTGATAAAAGAAAAATATGCCGGTATTCGTCCCGCGCCCGGTTACCCGGCACAACCCGACCATACGGAAAAACCGATTATTTTTTCTTTGCTTGATGCTGAAAACAATATCGGCATTAAACTGACAGAAAGTATGGCAATGTATCCCGCTGCAAGTGTAAGCGGGTTGTTCTTTGCACATCGCGATGCAAAATATTTTAATGTTGGAAAGATAAGCAAAGACCAGGTAATAGATTATCACAGGCGAAAAGGAATGAGCGTTGATGAAATTGAAAGATGGCTGAGCCCTGTTTTATCTTATTAA